A region of Deinococcus rubellus DNA encodes the following proteins:
- the ilvC gene encoding ketol-acid reductoisomerase: MAAKMYYDKDVSLTPIEDKLIAIIGYGSQAHAHAQNLRDSGLNVVVGLRGGSSSKAKAEQAGLRVATIEDAVKEADVVMLLIPDENQPKTYAESIEPHLTAGKALAFGHGFNIHFGRIKPPTDVDVFLVAPKGPGHMLRRVYADGAGMPSIFAVEQDASGHAKEIALAYARGIGGTRAGVLETTFKEETETDLFGEQSVLCGGVTHLIQAGFETLVEAGYQPEIAYFETLHEVKLIVDLIYEKGFEGMRHSISNTAEYGDYVTGPRIITGETKATMKEVLGDIQSGKFAQSFIKDAESGFPYMNEQRGKMRDHQLEVVGKELRDMMPFITKKELEV; encoded by the coding sequence ATGGCCGCAAAAATGTACTACGACAAAGACGTTTCACTGACGCCCATCGAAGACAAGCTGATCGCCATCATCGGCTACGGCTCACAGGCCCACGCCCACGCCCAGAACCTGCGTGACAGCGGCCTGAACGTGGTCGTCGGTCTGCGGGGCGGCAGCAGCAGCAAGGCCAAAGCCGAGCAAGCAGGCCTGCGTGTGGCGACCATCGAGGATGCGGTGAAGGAAGCCGACGTGGTCATGCTCCTCATTCCCGACGAGAACCAGCCCAAGACCTACGCCGAGAGCATCGAGCCGCATCTCACGGCGGGCAAGGCGCTGGCCTTCGGGCACGGCTTCAACATCCACTTTGGGCGCATCAAGCCGCCCACTGACGTGGACGTGTTCCTGGTGGCTCCCAAAGGCCCCGGTCACATGTTGCGCCGGGTCTACGCCGACGGTGCGGGCATGCCCAGCATCTTCGCCGTCGAGCAGGATGCCAGCGGCCACGCCAAGGAGATCGCGCTGGCCTACGCGCGCGGTATCGGCGGCACCCGTGCGGGCGTCCTGGAAACCACCTTCAAGGAAGAGACCGAAACGGACCTCTTCGGCGAGCAGAGCGTGCTGTGCGGCGGCGTCACCCACCTGATCCAGGCGGGCTTCGAAACATTGGTGGAAGCCGGATACCAGCCGGAAATCGCCTACTTCGAGACGCTGCACGAAGTCAAGCTAATTGTGGACCTGATCTACGAGAAGGGCTTCGAGGGCATGCGCCACAGCATTTCCAACACCGCCGAGTACGGCGACTACGTGACCGGGCCGCGCATCATCACGGGCGAGACCAAGGCCACCATGAAAGAGGTGCTGGGCGACATCCAGAGCGGCAAGTTCGCCCAGAGCTTCATCAAGGACGCCGAGTCGGGTTTTCCGTACATGAATGAGCAGCGCGGCAAGATGCGCGACCATCAGCTGGAAGTCGTCGGCAAGGAACTGCGTGACATGATGCCGTTCATCACGAAAAAAGAGCTGGAAGTCTAA